A genomic region of Eucalyptus grandis isolate ANBG69807.140 chromosome 5, ASM1654582v1, whole genome shotgun sequence contains the following coding sequences:
- the LOC104444449 gene encoding LOW QUALITY PROTEIN: squamosa promoter-binding-like protein 8 (The sequence of the model RefSeq protein was modified relative to this genomic sequence to represent the inferred CDS: inserted 2 bases in 2 codons), protein PDPPPPAPPPPHARPLCGLASPVLPQQQRRRRRHSHSVQPQRLLALRSSPSPATTPIAAAHIHNAHHPLFDPRAFGGASYPPPANPFALDCFGGGGGGGGGNGGGFLMVPKSEDAAGARPSPAAELAAARIGLNLGGXTYFASSVAAEDDFVSRLYRRPSAGRAGGEGGGVGSAAANAPRCQAXGCNADLTHAKHYHRRHKVCEFHSKAAAVIAGRLTQRFCQQCSRFHLLAEFDNGKRSCRKRLADHNRRRRKSHQQPGRDNLAKTQQEGCRNSSGDNPSRSPPDSGTQSASSVTVALSPPRMSLDCFRQSHHRGYQPPSSSSSASSPSCSLFFSSG, encoded by the exons CCAGACCCACCACCAcccgcaccaccaccaccccatGCTCGACCACTATGCGGTCTCGCCTCACCAGTCCTTCCCCAGCAgcagcgccgccgccgccgccactcaCATTCTGTCCAGCCCCAACGCCTTCTCGCCCTTCGCTCCTCCCCATCACCAGCAACCACCCCCATCGCCGCCGCCCACATCCACAATGCCCACCACCCGCTCTTCGACCCCCGCGCCTTCGGCGGCGCGTCCTACCCGCCTCCCGCCAACCCCTTCGCCCTGGACTgcttcggcggcggcggcggcggcggaggagggaaCGGCGGGGGGTTCCTGATGGTGCCGAAGAGCGAGGACGCCGCGGGGGCCCGGCCGTCGCCCGCGGCGGAGCTCGCCGCCGCGAGGATAGGGCTGAACCTTGGGG GGACGTACTTCGCGTCCTCGGTGGCGGCGGAGGACGACTTCGTGAGCCGGCTCTACCGCCGCCCGTCGGCCGGGAGGGCGGGCGGGGAGGGCGGCGGGGTTGGGTCGGCGGCCGCCAACGCGCCCCGCTGCCAGG GAGGGTGCAACGCCGACCTGACCCACGCCAAGCACTACCACCGGAGGCACAAGGTGTGCGAGTTCCACTCCAAGGCCGCCGCCGTCATCGCCGGCAGGCTGACCCAGCGGTTCTGCCAGCAGTGCAGCAG GTTCCATCTCCTCGCGGAGTTCGACAATGGGAAGCGCAGCTGCCGGAAGCGGCTGGCGGACCACAACCGCCGCCGGAGGAAATCCCATCAGCAGCCGGGCCGCGACAACCTGGCCAAGACGCAGCAGGAGGGCTGCCGGAACTCTTCCGGCGATAACCCATCAA GATCGCCCCCGGACTCGGGAACGCAGTCGGCCTCGTCGGTCACCGTGGCGTTGTCCCCGCCAAGGATGTCGCTGGACTGTTTCCGGCAGAGCCACCATCGCGGGTACCAGCCGCCCTCGTCGtcctcgtcggcgtcgtcgCCCTCGtgctctctcttcttctccagcggATAA